One segment of Actinomycetes bacterium DNA contains the following:
- a CDS encoding reductase has product LDRELGSDRVVHLRAGLILGPLENVDRLPWWLRRVARGGRVLAPGPSDLGVQYVDARDLAAFALDAGSQGRSGPINVVSPVGAATMSALLESCLEVTESDAQLVWVDPELVLEQGIEPWTELPIWVPRDDVELCALHNSDVSRALLWGLRIRPLSETVADSWTWMRQVDAAGTTPTPRDHIGLDPAKEAAALSVWDAREA; this is encoded by the coding sequence CTCGACCGCGAGCTCGGTTCAGACCGCGTCGTGCACCTACGTGCCGGTCTGATCCTCGGCCCGCTCGAGAACGTCGATCGGCTGCCGTGGTGGCTGCGCCGCGTCGCACGCGGGGGTCGCGTGCTTGCACCGGGACCGAGCGACCTCGGCGTCCAGTACGTCGATGCGCGCGACCTCGCGGCCTTTGCGCTCGACGCCGGATCGCAGGGTCGCAGCGGACCGATCAACGTCGTATCGCCGGTCGGGGCCGCCACGATGAGTGCACTGCTCGAGTCGTGCCTGGAGGTCACCGAGTCCGACGCGCAGCTGGTCTGGGTCGACCCGGAGCTCGTCCTCGAGCAGGGCATCGAGCCGTGGACCGAGCTCCCGATCTGGGTGCCGCGCGACGACGTCGAACTGTGCGCCCTGCACAACAGCGACGTGTCGCGCGCACTCCTGTGGGGGCTGAGGATCCGGCCGCTGAGCGAGACCGTCGCCGACAGCTGGACGTGGATGCGCCAGGTCGACGCCGCGGGCACCACACCGACACCGCGCGACCACATCGGCCTCGACCCCGCGAAGGAGGCCGCGGCCCTCTCCGTGTGGGACGCCCGCGAGGCCTAG